GCACAGTAAATAATATGCGATAAGCAATTGAGATATTTGGATAAGAATCCATTTTTCTAACATACTCAAAAATGTCCATAGAAGACATTGGCCTTTCCGGCAAACTTAGCTTCAAAACCTTCAACTCAGATATTAGATCATTTACCTCCACATCAGATGTGTCATGCGAAGAGAATGTTTTCGCAAATTTGGTGCAACAATCTTCTAATTCAGTATCATTTAGTGACTTCAAAGTTGTTGAGCTAAGTAAAAACCCAAATATACTTTTGAATGTTTGTAGTTCTTCAAATCTACTTTTCAATGAGGTGTTTGCCATATCAACCACGACCAAGAAGTAATTGACCTCAAAAGCCTTCTCAGCTTGTAGAATTTCTTCATTGGTGTCAATTTCATCAAAATGTTTCTTCCTTTGAGCCTTGCGCTTCACTGAAAATGATGGCTCTACACCCATTTCAGATGCAATACTTTTGGCAATGGTCATACTAGAAGCAAATCCTTCATTCCTGTAATTGTTGAAATAATTCCTCATGTCTTCAATTTGCTGCAAGGTAGTATCAATGCACATAGATGGTGATTGCAACCTCTTGCTTACAGTATTTACAGCAAATAAAATGTCATACCATATAACCATGCCAAGTATAAACTCAAAGCTACCAAGAGCCTTCAATAAGTTGTTTGCATCAGTCTTATCACTTAGTTCTATATCACTAGCTTGTTGTAACTGAGACAAAGCTGACCTGAGCTGAGGTGCTTGATATCTAATTGCTTGAACACTTTTTATCCTGCTCTCCCAACGAGTATTGGATAATGATTTCACTGTTAAACCTAGAATATGATCAAGCAAAACATTCCATCTTTTAGTAGAACCagaaaatagtatatatatCCGTTGCACAATTCCAAAAAAGCTAGCTGCTTTAGCACAAGATTTAGCCATATCACAAAGTGTAAGGTTAAGACTATGACAAGCACATGGCATGTATAAAGCTCTTGGATTAATATCAAGCAATCTCCTTTGTACTCCCTGATGTTTTCCTTTCATATTAGAGCCATTGTCATATCCTATATAACACCGATACGCCACCCTGTTGCCGTATCacgtatcggatacgtatccgataccgatacgcgacggatacaccgtcgatacgtatcctgggcgtatccgcgagctgggccgtattgggccgggaaacctcagattcgatacgtatccttcggcgtatccgcgagctgggccgtattgggcctTCATCCTCCTCTATCTGCAAAGATCTGAGGTTCTCCTCTTCGAAATCAACGTCCATCTCTGTCGAAGAACTTCGCAACTTTCAATTTACGAACTTCAATCCGATTTGGGAACAAAATTG
This DNA window, taken from Salvia splendens isolate huo1 chromosome 18, SspV2, whole genome shotgun sequence, encodes the following:
- the LOC121776556 gene encoding uncharacterized protein LOC121776556 encodes the protein MGVEPSFSVKRKAQRKKHFDEIDTNEEILQAEKAFEVNYFLVVVDMANTSLKSRFEELQTFKSIFGFLLSSTTLKSLNDTELEDCCTKFAKTFSSHDTSDVEVNDLISELKVLKLSLPERPMSSMDIFEKKLFKVETVEELFKIYDVSTTAERACHFMY